The bacterium DNA segment GTGGCCGCGCGTTGTCCGCGGTACGGGGCTCCGGGTCGGCGGACCACACGGTCGCCGGTCCGCGCCGCGTCTCCACGAGGCCACGACGGCGGGGCGGTATGGACCAGCGATGACAGCATTCCGGACGGGATCACCGAGACAGGACCAGACCGATGAGCGGCTGATGCGCGACCTCGCGGCGGGCAGGCAGGAGGCGCTCGGGCCGCTCTACAGCCGATACGCGCGGCTGGTGTTCAACCTCGCCAATCACACGCTCGACCGAGCTGCCGCGGAGGAGGTCGTGCAGGACGTCTTTCTGACCGTCTGGCGCAAGGCGTCCACCTTCGATCCGCTGCGCGGCGCGTTCCGGCCGTGGATGTTGCAGATCACCCACTACCGCATCCTGAACGAGCTTCGCCACCGGGGCCGGAGGCCGCAGGTCGCGGACGACCCGGACGGCCTGCACTTGGCGAGCCTGGCGGACCAAGCGCCCGGGCCGGATGAAGTGGCCTGGCGCGAATCCGTCCGCTCGGCCGTCCGTTCCGCGTTCGCGGAGCTGCCGTCCGCCCAGCGCGAAGCCATCGAGCTCGCGTTCTTCGAGGACCGTACGCACGAACAGATCGCCGAGGAGCTGCGCCTCCCGCTCGGCACGGCCAAGACACGGATTCGCACCGGGTTGCAGAAGCTTCGGGGCAAGCTCGCTCCGCTCACGGCCGGAGTGGCGATCGCGATCCTGCTCGGGGCGGCCGGAGTCGGGTATCGCTCGGAACAGGTGGCGCGGGAGCGGGACGAACGGGCGCTGGCGCTCGTGACCACGAGCGAAACGGAGGCGCTCCGGCTCAGGGCGACGCCCAGCGCGCCTGTGGCGGCGCACGGGCAGTACCGGAGCCGCCCGGGCGTGTCGATGGCCGTGCTGACCGTGTCGCACTTGGCGCCCGCGCCGGCGGGGAGACAGTACCGGGCGTGGGTGCGGCACGACGGCGCGTGGACCTCGCTCGGCGTGCTCCACCTGGACGCCCAGGGTGAGGGTCGGCTGATCGCCGAAGGCGCGGCGTTGGCGACGCCTCCCGCCGCCGTCGAGGTGACCCTCGAGCCGGAGGGTGGCGCTCCGGCCGGACCGGGAGGCGCGGGCGCCGCGCCGAGCGGACCGATCGTCATCGTCTGGCCGTAGCAGCTCGGGGGGACAGGGATCGGGAAGCCCGGCGGGAATCCCGTACCGACGGCGCCCGGTGCGGACGGCGCCGTCGGGGAGGCGGGATCGGTGCGGTCCGGTCGACGGCCGGTGATCCTGGACTGCGATCCGGGGCACGACGACGCGCTCGCCATTCTGGTGGCGGCGCGCCACTTCGAG contains these protein-coding regions:
- a CDS encoding sigma-70 family RNA polymerase sigma factor is translated as MTAFRTGSPRQDQTDERLMRDLAAGRQEALGPLYSRYARLVFNLANHTLDRAAAEEVVQDVFLTVWRKASTFDPLRGAFRPWMLQITHYRILNELRHRGRRPQVADDPDGLHLASLADQAPGPDEVAWRESVRSAVRSAFAELPSAQREAIELAFFEDRTHEQIAEELRLPLGTAKTRIRTGLQKLRGKLAPLTAGVAIAILLGAAGVGYRSEQVARERDERALALVTTSETEALRLRATPSAPVAAHGQYRSRPGVSMAVLTVSHLAPAPAGRQYRAWVRHDGAWTSLGVLHLDAQGEGRLIAEGAALATPPAAVEVTLEPEGGAPAGPGGAGAAPSGPIVIVWP